One region of Candidatus Omnitrophota bacterium genomic DNA includes:
- a CDS encoding glycosyltransferase family 4 protein: MKILFLVPYPSEGASNRIRVEQFIPYLNSAGIVTRVRPFVNKKFYEVLYLPKHYMKKIFWFSLCTFNRILDIARAIKYDVIFIHREAYPLGGAIIESILHMMGKPIVYDFDDAIYLPNTSEHNVYIERLKNPRKTERIIKMANLVIAGNGYLKKYAEHYSANVHIIPSSVDTARYTHPVMPGSDDKVVIGWIGSDTTKRFLRVIKEALEELSGRYPKMFLKVVGASPFNSKLPNVINKRWAMEDEITDLQSFDIGVMPMPNNEWTRGKCGFKALLYMSCGVPVVAANAGVNAEIIKDGDNGFLASNTREWIKKLTILIEDKELRRKMGDRGRQTVERLYSVKSNAPKFVALVSGIAKSDSKEVSG; this comes from the coding sequence ATGAAGATACTATTTTTAGTTCCATATCCTTCCGAAGGAGCCTCCAATCGCATAAGGGTTGAACAGTTTATTCCTTACCTGAATTCCGCCGGGATAGTGACCAGAGTCAGACCATTTGTGAACAAAAAATTTTACGAGGTATTATATCTTCCGAAACATTATATGAAAAAAATATTCTGGTTTTCCCTGTGTACTTTTAACAGGATTCTGGATATCGCCAGAGCAATAAAATATGACGTGATATTTATACACAGAGAGGCCTATCCTTTGGGCGGAGCTATTATCGAAAGCATACTGCACATGATGGGCAAGCCGATAGTATATGATTTCGACGACGCTATATACCTGCCGAACACAAGCGAGCATAATGTCTATATCGAACGGCTGAAGAATCCGCGTAAGACAGAGCGTATAATAAAAATGGCGAATCTGGTTATCGCGGGTAATGGCTATCTAAAAAAATATGCGGAACATTATAGCGCTAACGTGCATATAATCCCGAGTTCCGTCGACACCGCGCGTTATACTCATCCCGTGATGCCGGGTTCGGACGATAAGGTCGTTATAGGATGGATTGGCAGTGATACGACAAAGCGTTTTCTTCGCGTTATTAAAGAGGCGCTCGAAGAGCTATCGGGCCGGTATCCTAAAATGTTCCTTAAGGTGGTAGGAGCGTCGCCTTTCAATTCAAAGCTTCCGAATGTTATAAATAAAAGATGGGCCATGGAAGACGAGATAACCGATTTGCAAAGTTTCGATATAGGCGTTATGCCAATGCCCAACAATGAATGGACCCGGGGGAAATGTGGATTTAAAGCGCTTCTCTATATGTCATGCGGCGTGCCGGTTGTCGCGGCAAATGCCGGCGTCAACGCGGAGATCATAAAAGACGGCGATAATGGTTTTCTCGCTTCCAACACCAGAGAATGGATAAAGAAACTCACCATTCTTATAGAGGATAAGGAGCTTCGCCGTAAAATGGGAGACAGGGGCAGGCAGACCGTGGAGAGGTTGTATTCGGTAAAGAGCAATGCCCCGAAGTTTGTGGCGCTTGTATCTGGTATCGCGAAATCGGACTCAAAAGAGGTGTCCGGGTGA
- a CDS encoding transglutaminase domain-containing protein produces MNKSKKFSLLVLAILLAAVIVLANINVSITQGVDGRLRTITMPLYVKWIEFLSRHYEYARIAKEVTAGCRSDEDKTLAILKWTHDNIRKTPSEWPVVDDHVLNIIIRGYGVADQFQDVFTTLCAYSGLPAFYEDTYNDKKEARYPIAFVKFNNSWHAFDAYYYKYFKTNDGRIATIEDIIRDRSIIDKAIGGDMTWGGVPYRNFYYSLKPVEEGKTLRPAKQMPMNRILFEIKKAIGLEKGKAA; encoded by the coding sequence ATGAATAAGAGCAAAAAGTTTTCATTATTAGTACTGGCGATCCTTTTGGCGGCTGTCATAGTCTTGGCCAATATCAACGTTTCGATAACGCAGGGCGTTGACGGCCGATTAAGGACTATAACGATGCCGCTCTATGTAAAGTGGATAGAGTTTTTATCGCGCCATTATGAATACGCGAGGATTGCCAAAGAGGTTACGGCGGGTTGCCGTTCCGACGAAGATAAGACGCTGGCGATACTGAAATGGACGCACGATAATATAAGAAAAACACCTTCGGAGTGGCCCGTAGTCGATGACCACGTGCTCAATATAATCATACGCGGGTATGGGGTGGCCGATCAGTTCCAGGATGTTTTTACCACGTTATGCGCATACAGCGGTTTACCGGCATTTTATGAAGATACATATAACGATAAGAAAGAGGCGCGATATCCGATAGCGTTTGTCAAATTTAACAATTCATGGCACGCCTTCGATGCCTATTACTATAAGTATTTTAAGACCAACGACGGCAGGATCGCTACCATCGAAGATATAATAAGGGACAGATCTATAATCGATAAGGCTATCGGTGGCGATATGACATGGGGAGGAGTGCCGTATAGGAATTTTTACTATAGTTTAAAGCCGGTGGAGGAAGGAAAGACTCTTCGTCCCGCCAAACAGATGCCAATGAACAGGATATTATTCGAGATTAAGAAAGCGATAGGGTTGGAGAAGGGTAAGGCCGCATGA
- a CDS encoding class I SAM-dependent methyltransferase yields MQNKIEEAKFFNNFGDDYDVLTEKAYSRILDSFSRVTHPTEGDRIIDLGCGSGAFTARLAKRYPNVNIVGVDISSVLIDKAKKANPNIKYAVLDIEHLPYPAETFDIAVFSGVLHHFIDMSPVLKEAYRVLKKDGRCFAYDPNNDNPFMWLYRNRKSPFFSSKGITSNERLLSRKDLRVAFMKAGFASDVFAIGGITYRYVNGPSALLPVYNFFEELSIVNPLIRRIGSFLISVARKNIKNKVDTI; encoded by the coding sequence ATGCAGAATAAAATAGAAGAAGCGAAATTTTTCAATAATTTTGGAGATGATTATGATGTATTGACCGAAAAAGCGTATAGCAGGATACTAGATTCATTCAGTAGGGTGACACATCCTACTGAGGGCGATAGAATAATTGATCTCGGATGCGGTAGCGGCGCTTTTACGGCGAGATTGGCGAAGCGCTATCCGAACGTGAATATTGTGGGAGTCGATATTTCATCGGTGCTTATAGATAAGGCGAAAAAAGCAAATCCCAACATAAAATACGCCGTTCTGGATATCGAGCACCTGCCCTACCCCGCAGAGACATTTGATATTGCTGTATTCAGCGGAGTCCTACACCATTTTATTGATATGTCACCGGTTTTGAAGGAGGCGTACAGGGTTTTAAAAAAAGATGGTAGATGTTTTGCTTACGATCCCAATAATGACAATCCTTTCATGTGGTTATATAGGAACAGAAAATCGCCGTTTTTTTCTTCAAAGGGGATAACTTCCAACGAACGTCTTTTATCGCGCAAAGATTTGCGGGTGGCGTTCATGAAGGCTGGGTTTGCGTCCGATGTGTTCGCGATAGGTGGTATAACTTATAGATATGTGAACGGCCCATCGGCGCTTTTACCAGTATACAATTTTTTTGAAGAACTATCCATAGTAAATCCGCTTATCCGCCGGATAGGGTCTTTTCTGATCTCGGTAGCCAGGAAAAATATTAAAAATAAGGTCGACACAATATGA
- a CDS encoding MaoC family dehydratase gives MKKHKTSAGLEYKDIKIGSRYSFSRSISQMDVENFAALSGDFNPLHLDEKYAGSTMFGGTIVHGMLAASFFSTLIGMLCPGRNAVILQQEIRYLSPVRPGRIVKATGKVIRKVDALKIIVMEHAVKSKSGKVLIEGVSNIKVMR, from the coding sequence TTGAAGAAGCATAAAACGAGCGCCGGGCTGGAATATAAGGATATAAAGATCGGCAGTAGATATTCGTTCAGCAGGAGTATATCACAAATGGATGTGGAAAACTTCGCCGCGCTTTCCGGTGATTTCAATCCTCTGCATCTGGACGAGAAATACGCCGGCTCCACGATGTTCGGAGGGACGATCGTCCATGGCATGCTCGCGGCCTCGTTTTTCTCGACTCTGATAGGAATGCTCTGCCCCGGCAGAAACGCCGTTATATTACAGCAGGAGATAAGGTATTTAAGCCCTGTGAGGCCGGGCCGTATTGTCAAGGCAACCGGCAAAGTTATACGAAAAGTCGACGCTCTGAAAATAATCGTTATGGAACATGCCGTAAAATCTAAGAGCGGCAAGGTTCTTATAGAAGGTGTTTCGAATATAAAAGTTATGAGGTGA
- a CDS encoding glycosyltransferase family 2 protein, which yields MKLSVVMPAHNEEDCIQQAVTEVVEELVKSAIEYELVLVNDNSTDSTPEVARKLQAKFKGIKIIDRTPPGGFGRAVRDGLDAATGGAVVIVMGDMSDDPKDIVRYFRKIEEGYDCVFGSRFIKGSIVKDYPPLKLFINRLANNFIRTLFFVKQNDITNAFKIYRRGVIEACRPFLAPYFNITVEIPLKAVNRKFKVAQMPISWYGRKSGVSKLRMKEMGRKYLFTVLYVWLERILLKDELRRP from the coding sequence ATGAAGCTTTCTGTAGTAATGCCGGCGCATAATGAGGAAGATTGCATCCAGCAGGCGGTAACTGAAGTGGTCGAAGAGCTGGTGAAGAGCGCGATAGAGTATGAGCTGGTACTGGTAAATGACAACAGTACCGACTCTACGCCTGAGGTAGCGAGGAAACTCCAGGCAAAGTTTAAAGGGATAAAGATTATCGACAGGACGCCGCCCGGCGGGTTCGGCAGGGCGGTACGGGACGGGCTCGACGCGGCTACCGGGGGCGCGGTCGTGATAGTAATGGGGGATATGTCGGACGACCCAAAGGACATAGTCAGATATTTCCGCAAGATCGAAGAGGGGTACGATTGCGTGTTCGGATCCCGGTTTATAAAAGGAAGCATAGTCAAAGACTATCCACCGCTTAAACTTTTCATAAATCGCCTCGCGAATAATTTTATCCGTACACTTTTTTTTGTAAAACAAAACGATATTACCAATGCCTTTAAGATATATCGGAGGGGAGTGATAGAAGCGTGCCGACCGTTTTTGGCGCCATATTTTAACATTACCGTCGAGATACCCTTAAAAGCTGTAAACCGAAAGTTTAAAGTGGCACAGATGCCGATTAGCTGGTATGGCCGTAAGTCAGGTGTCTCCAAATTGCGCATGAAAGAGATGGGCAGAAAATATTTATTTACGGTTTTGTATGTTTGGTTGGAGCGAATACTGCTGAAGGATGAACTTAGGAGACCCTGA
- the acpS gene encoding holo-ACP synthase: MISSAIHGIGVDIEEVRRFKTIKSNSRFARRVYTKNELSYCNAFSEPGPHLAVRFAAKEAVLKALGSARKNTGFSDIEILNRKNSGEPVVNIAKNGINKKFSFFISLSHSQTKAVAFSVITRIAR, encoded by the coding sequence ATGATATCTTCGGCAATACACGGCATAGGTGTTGATATAGAGGAGGTTCGCAGGTTCAAAACCATTAAAAGTAACTCGAGGTTTGCCCGGCGCGTATATACAAAGAACGAGCTTAGTTATTGTAATGCGTTTTCCGAGCCCGGGCCTCATCTCGCGGTACGGTTTGCCGCCAAAGAAGCCGTTTTGAAAGCCTTGGGCTCAGCGCGTAAAAATACAGGATTTAGCGATATAGAAATACTTAACAGGAAAAACAGCGGAGAGCCGGTTGTGAACATTGCTAAAAACGGTATTAATAAAAAGTTTTCGTTTTTTATCAGCCTTTCACACTCGCAAACCAAGGCCGTAGCATTTTCGGTCATAACCAGGATAGCGCGATAG
- a CDS encoding acyl carrier protein has product MKTLKKILSEVLGVSPNKINDNTSPKNVKKWDSFHGLLLVTELENSYKVKFSMDDVISVRNVGDIKKALKKYGVKIEEA; this is encoded by the coding sequence ATGAAAACACTGAAAAAAATATTATCCGAAGTTCTGGGCGTGAGCCCCAACAAGATAAATGATAATACCTCTCCCAAGAATGTGAAAAAGTGGGATTCCTTCCATGGCCTCTTACTGGTTACCGAGCTGGAAAATAGTTATAAGGTTAAGTTTAGCATGGACGATGTTATATCCGTCAGGAATGTGGGAGACATAAAGAAGGCTTTAAAAAAATACGGGGTGAAGATTGAAGAAGCATAA
- a CDS encoding SDR family oxidoreductase, with the protein MLSGKVILITGSSRGIGSETARLAAGRGASVVINYNKDRSGAESTAAAIKKAGKGRAVVVKADVSREDEAGKLIDLIVKKFGKIDVLINNASAPIEYTPLSDIKWKSFQKHYEVTLRGALNMVKRVVPFMSARGRGKIINILSSVTVGVPPSKFADYISAKYALLGFSRALAVELGSSGITVNCISPGMTNTAMTEKLPAKMKEIVSYTTPLKRLAEPVDIARVAAFLCSSDSDYITGVNIPVCGGSVM; encoded by the coding sequence ATGCTGAGCGGAAAAGTAATTTTAATTACAGGTTCCAGCAGGGGGATAGGTTCCGAAACGGCGCGTCTTGCGGCAGGCCGCGGCGCGTCCGTCGTAATAAATTATAACAAAGACCGCTCCGGCGCTGAAAGTACGGCGGCGGCCATAAAGAAAGCCGGTAAAGGGCGCGCGGTGGTTGTAAAAGCCGATGTTTCACGGGAAGACGAGGCCGGTAAATTGATTGACCTGATCGTGAAAAAATTCGGGAAGATAGATGTGCTGATAAATAATGCCAGCGCGCCTATAGAGTACACGCCGCTTTCGGATATAAAATGGAAGTCGTTCCAGAAACATTATGAGGTGACGCTCCGGGGGGCTTTAAATATGGTGAAGCGCGTAGTCCCATTCATGTCCGCCCGCGGCCGCGGCAAAATCATAAATATACTTTCTTCCGTTACCGTGGGTGTGCCGCCGTCAAAATTCGCCGATTACATATCGGCCAAATACGCGCTTCTGGGGTTTTCCCGCGCGCTTGCCGTGGAGCTCGGCTCGTCGGGCATTACGGTAAACTGTATCTCGCCGGGCATGACAAATACTGCGATGACAGAAAAACTACCGGCGAAGATGAAAGAGATAGTTTCCTATACAACGCCGCTAAAAAGGCTGGCCGAGCCGGTCGACATAGCTCGTGTCGCGGCTTTTTTGTGCTCCAGCGATTCAGATTATATAACCGGAGTTAATATACCGGTGTGCGGTGGCAGTGTGATGTGA
- a CDS encoding HAD-IIIC family phosphatase, which translates to MENAVAYYHSEDRKVDRKNRVFPVFSPDPKVVRVAILGSSTLKGVKEALNVKCSQAGLVMKSYVGEYAQYNQEILDKGSGLYKFKPHLTIMMIDIIDLLGENYYFPYRLSERGRKSLVEAKRKELLSLAKAFAKDCDGVLLINNFSVPTYSPMGILEPKQKFGFFEMIRALNRALEEASRMNPQLHIFDYDAFLSKSGKMECSDDKMRYIADMKISQSYVPALCDEYMRYVKAIKAKMRKCIVLDLDNTLWGGIVGEDDFASLRLGPTAPGNAFVEFQKYILNLFERGIILAINSNNNEKDSLAVIRKHPHMILREKHFAAIRINWENKVRNLVDIAKEINIGLDSIIYIDDDKANRQLVREMAPEVLTLEMPPDAALYVRTIRECKDLDTLHITEEDMKRGAMYAEEKKRKDSFKSFGDIGDFLAHLNIEVRIERSGSFSIPRISQLTQRTNQFNFTTRRFSDTDVRSLTSDKAAEIYSISVKDRFGDSGISGMVSFKASKDAIMVEDLLLSCRVLGKGVEESVLAFLVETARKSDLNHIICRYIPTAKNSMVQKFLKSSGFARVKMPGNGETWRFMVKRGFKRPGHIKVVTK; encoded by the coding sequence ATGGAGAACGCGGTAGCTTATTATCACTCGGAAGACAGGAAGGTCGATAGGAAGAACAGGGTATTCCCAGTTTTTTCGCCGGATCCTAAGGTAGTAAGGGTTGCCATATTGGGAAGTTCCACATTAAAAGGCGTCAAAGAAGCGCTGAATGTAAAATGCAGTCAGGCAGGGCTCGTTATGAAATCTTATGTCGGGGAATATGCGCAGTATAATCAGGAGATCCTTGATAAAGGGAGCGGATTGTATAAATTCAAACCGCACCTGACGATAATGATGATCGATATAATCGATCTTCTGGGGGAGAATTATTATTTTCCTTACAGGTTATCCGAACGCGGCCGCAAATCTCTGGTCGAAGCCAAGCGGAAGGAGTTGTTATCTCTGGCAAAAGCTTTCGCCAAAGACTGCGACGGGGTACTTCTCATCAATAATTTCAGTGTACCGACCTATTCTCCGATGGGGATACTGGAGCCCAAGCAAAAATTCGGTTTCTTCGAAATGATCCGTGCTCTTAACAGGGCGTTGGAAGAGGCCTCAAGGATGAACCCTCAGTTGCATATATTTGATTATGATGCCTTTTTAAGCAAATCCGGAAAGATGGAGTGCTCCGATGATAAGATGCGGTATATAGCGGATATGAAGATAAGTCAGAGCTATGTACCCGCTCTTTGTGATGAATATATGCGATACGTGAAAGCCATTAAGGCTAAAATGCGAAAATGCATAGTCCTCGACCTCGACAATACGCTGTGGGGTGGTATCGTAGGCGAGGATGATTTTGCAAGTTTAAGACTCGGCCCGACCGCGCCCGGCAACGCGTTCGTTGAGTTCCAGAAATATATCCTAAACCTTTTCGAGCGGGGCATCATCCTTGCCATAAACAGCAATAACAACGAAAAGGACTCGCTCGCGGTCATCAGAAAACATCCTCACATGATACTACGGGAAAAACATTTTGCCGCGATACGGATCAACTGGGAAAACAAAGTGCGAAACCTGGTGGATATAGCTAAAGAGATAAATATCGGCCTCGACAGTATTATATATATAGACGACGATAAGGCAAATCGCCAGCTCGTCAGGGAGATGGCGCCGGAAGTGCTTACGCTGGAGATGCCGCCCGACGCCGCATTGTATGTGCGGACGATCAGGGAATGTAAAGATCTCGATACTCTCCATATTACCGAAGAAGACATGAAGCGGGGCGCTATGTATGCCGAGGAGAAAAAACGGAAAGACTCGTTTAAATCTTTCGGCGATATAGGAGATTTTCTCGCTCATCTCAATATAGAGGTCAGGATCGAACGCTCCGGGTCGTTCTCTATTCCGAGGATATCGCAACTTACGCAGAGAACCAATCAGTTCAATTTTACCACACGGCGCTTTTCGGATACGGATGTCCGCTCTCTGACAAGCGATAAGGCCGCCGAGATCTATTCGATCAGCGTAAAGGACAGGTTCGGGGATAGCGGTATATCAGGGATGGTTTCTTTTAAAGCGTCAAAGGATGCTATCATGGTCGAGGATCTTTTGCTGAGTTGCAGAGTGCTCGGCAAAGGTGTCGAAGAATCCGTGCTGGCTTTTCTCGTGGAGACGGCCCGCAAGTCGGATCTTAATCATATCATATGCAGATATATTCCGACGGCGAAAAATTCCATGGTACAAAAATTCCTAAAATCATCCGGTTTCGCGCGGGTAAAAATGCCCGGCAACGGCGAAACTTGGCGCTTTATGGTGAAGCGGGGATTTAAAAGACCGGGGCACATAAAGGTGGTTACAAAATGA
- a CDS encoding polysaccharide deacetylase family protein: protein MNRRTIKKSISDIVLFAGAFSGNNPQKDGLRVLNYHSITALPVSADHYQMTTPRELFDGQMRFLKESGYKVLTCEEAFSAVGKSASLPSRKVCITFDDGFKDNLVNALPVLRKYGFKATIFLTIDFIGKDDSYLGWKDIDELAMTGLFSFGSHTMSHRKLSLLGDDEIIKEIGDSKKILEDRTKTPVDIFAYPFGCYGSFDDRSITAVRDSGYKAAVTTIAGLNSSGDDPYLVKRMRISWQDDTREFSKQLCGAYDWYRLWQRITTLR from the coding sequence GTGAACAGGCGAACGATCAAAAAAAGTATATCAGATATAGTGCTTTTTGCCGGAGCTTTCTCTGGAAATAATCCTCAGAAAGACGGGCTCCGCGTGCTGAATTATCATTCGATAACCGCTTTGCCGGTTTCGGCCGATCATTATCAGATGACTACCCCGAGAGAGCTTTTTGACGGCCAGATGCGCTTCCTTAAAGAGAGTGGCTATAAAGTATTGACATGCGAGGAGGCGTTTTCCGCAGTCGGTAAAAGCGCGTCTTTGCCGTCCCGGAAGGTCTGTATAACTTTTGATGACGGTTTTAAGGACAATCTGGTTAACGCACTTCCGGTGTTGCGCAAGTACGGCTTTAAAGCGACGATATTTTTGACGATCGATTTTATCGGCAAGGACGATTCGTACCTTGGCTGGAAAGATATCGACGAACTCGCCATGACGGGGCTATTTTCTTTTGGCTCGCATACTATGAGTCACAGGAAGCTGTCTTTGCTTGGCGATGATGAGATTATCAAAGAGATCGGAGACTCAAAGAAGATCCTGGAAGACAGAACCAAAACCCCCGTCGATATATTCGCTTATCCGTTCGGATGTTACGGTTCGTTCGATGACAGATCCATAACAGCGGTCAGGGATAGCGGTTATAAGGCGGCGGTGACAACCATAGCCGGGCTTAATTCCTCCGGCGACGATCCGTATCTTGTTAAAAGGATGCGCATATCATGGCAGGACGATACGCGGGAGTTTTCTAAACAGCTTTGCGGCGCATACGATTGGTACAGATTATGGCAGAGAATAACGACATTACGCTAA
- a CDS encoding radical SAM protein gives MKILLINPSQRAAYGKFTDVPTFFPMGLGYLGASLEKGGHEVTLVDMDAQGLTEAGLKEILDRTGYGLVGITATSPTVKSAFKLAAFVKSGANARVVLGGVHPTLFPDHVFECNDVDFAIRGEGENAILELAEALGKDAALGGILGLSFRGPEGILHNPPRPLIEDLDSLPFPIMHKLNKNLYSYPNSLMKRIAPILTSRGCPGRCTFCCTKKTFGTRIRYRSAENVVAELAYLKDNFGTQEIHVWDDNFITNKKFIVELKDLMRKRGLSFKICLVNGVRVDFFTEEMAGYLKEMGVYSIAFGIESGSQRVLDGVKKGIKLETSIKAVAMARRFGFETWGFFMLGLPGDDKQTIKETIDFSVKLDPDIAKFHILKPFPGTEVYDKLKEDGCLLSMDFDRYGIHTGPVHRLPGLTEDDMIKAQKAAYKAFYFRPKKILSQINKLKSFERVKFLAKASFNMVKILRGDV, from the coding sequence GTGAAAATATTACTGATAAACCCGTCGCAGAGAGCCGCATACGGCAAGTTTACCGATGTGCCGACGTTCTTTCCTATGGGGCTCGGGTATCTGGGCGCCTCACTGGAGAAGGGCGGGCACGAAGTTACTCTTGTGGATATGGATGCCCAGGGTCTTACCGAAGCGGGCCTTAAAGAAATACTCGATCGTACAGGATATGGCCTTGTAGGCATAACCGCGACTTCACCGACGGTGAAGAGTGCCTTCAAATTGGCCGCGTTCGTGAAATCCGGCGCGAATGCCCGCGTAGTGCTGGGCGGCGTTCATCCGACGCTTTTTCCTGATCATGTATTCGAATGTAATGATGTCGATTTTGCGATAAGAGGTGAGGGTGAAAATGCAATATTAGAATTAGCCGAGGCTCTGGGAAAGGATGCGGCGCTGGGTGGAATATTGGGGCTATCGTTCAGGGGCCCGGAAGGTATTTTACATAATCCGCCGCGACCCCTGATAGAAGACCTGGACAGCCTGCCTTTTCCCATAATGCATAAACTGAACAAAAACCTTTATTCTTATCCCAATTCTCTCATGAAAAGGATAGCGCCTATATTGACATCGAGGGGTTGCCCGGGCCGATGCACATTTTGCTGTACAAAAAAGACTTTTGGGACGCGTATAAGATACAGGAGCGCTGAAAACGTAGTGGCCGAGCTCGCCTATCTTAAAGATAATTTCGGCACTCAGGAAATACATGTATGGGACGACAATTTTATTACCAATAAAAAATTCATAGTAGAGTTAAAGGATTTGATGAGAAAACGCGGCCTCTCTTTCAAGATATGTCTTGTTAACGGCGTCCGGGTCGATTTTTTTACGGAAGAGATGGCGGGATATTTGAAGGAGATGGGGGTTTATTCAATCGCTTTTGGCATCGAATCCGGGAGTCAGAGGGTTCTTGACGGAGTAAAGAAGGGCATAAAACTCGAAACTTCTATTAAAGCTGTGGCTATGGCCAGGAGATTTGGATTTGAGACATGGGGATTTTTCATGCTGGGCCTGCCCGGGGATGATAAGCAGACGATAAAAGAGACGATAGATTTTTCCGTGAAACTCGACCCTGATATAGCTAAGTTCCATATATTAAAGCCGTTTCCCGGCACAGAGGTTTATGACAAACTTAAAGAAGACGGCTGTTTATTGAGCATGGATTTTGACAGGTATGGCATACATACCGGGCCAGTCCACAGACTGCCGGGACTGACAGAGGACGATATGATCAAAGCGCAGAAGGCGGCGTACAAGGCATTCTATTTCAGGCCCAAAAAGATATTGAGCCAAATAAATAAACTTAAAAGTTTTGAAAGAGTAAAATTCCTGGCCAAGGCATCGTTTAATATGGTGAAAATATTAAGAGGTGACGTATGA
- a CDS encoding glycosyltransferase, translating to MSEQRALYITYDGALEPIAQSQVLNYIRRLAKDGFKFYLVSFEKKENLRDEAYLSRMAEGMARNGIVWLRLKYHARPKVLATFFDIILGGIFCFFVVLKNRIGIIHVRAEMPATMALPALLIPGIRFIYDRRGVMAYDYVEGGLWPKNRAMTKFLCRSINALDRVFLNRADHVVVLSRKMKDFLGENFFKSKKNDKVRVIPCCVDVDKFVPARPDASGDRGSFTLVYSGSLGTWNMLNEMVDFFSELKRHKNNAHFSIVTQSPVRMVEDTVGGRLKREDYTVRSGRYEEMPGYIAEADAGIIFRIPGFAKTAASPTKFGEYLACGVPVVINSGIGDTEELVRGGRIGVIVDRFCEDDYRSAALELLKMHAEGKFLRQRCRDAGVKEFSLAGGVEKYLEIYRSLR from the coding sequence GTGAGCGAGCAAAGAGCGCTTTACATAACTTACGACGGTGCGCTGGAGCCGATAGCGCAGTCCCAGGTATTGAATTATATACGCCGTCTGGCTAAAGATGGTTTTAAATTTTATCTCGTTTCTTTTGAAAAGAAAGAAAATCTGCGCGACGAGGCATATCTTTCCAGAATGGCTGAGGGTATGGCCAGAAACGGGATAGTGTGGCTACGTCTTAAATACCATGCGAGGCCGAAAGTATTGGCAACATTTTTTGATATTATCCTGGGTGGTATATTCTGTTTCTTCGTAGTTTTGAAAAATAGGATAGGGATCATACATGTGAGGGCAGAAATGCCGGCCACTATGGCATTGCCGGCTCTGCTTATACCCGGGATAAGGTTTATCTATGACAGGCGCGGCGTGATGGCATACGATTATGTGGAGGGTGGGCTATGGCCGAAAAACAGGGCGATGACAAAGTTTTTATGCAGGTCTATAAATGCTCTCGACAGGGTATTCCTGAATCGCGCGGATCATGTGGTAGTCCTGTCGAGGAAGATGAAAGATTTCCTCGGGGAGAATTTTTTTAAGTCGAAGAAAAACGATAAGGTGAGAGTTATACCATGCTGTGTTGACGTAGATAAGTTTGTGCCTGCCCGGCCGGACGCCTCAGGCGATCGCGGCAGTTTTACACTCGTGTACAGCGGTTCTCTCGGGACATGGAATATGCTTAATGAGATGGTGGATTTTTTTAGCGAATTAAAAAGGCATAAAAATAACGCGCATTTTTCCATAGTTACGCAATCGCCTGTCCGGATGGTCGAGGATACCGTCGGCGGCCGTTTGAAACGTGAGGATTACACTGTCCGCAGTGGCCGGTACGAAGAGATGCCCGGGTATATTGCCGAGGCGGATGCCGGGATCATATTCAGGATACCGGGTTTTGCTAAGACCGCGGCTTCTCCTACGAAATTCGGTGAGTATCTGGCGTGCGGGGTACCGGTAGTGATAAATTCGGGGATAGGAGACACGGAAGAACTGGTTCGCGGCGGCAGGATAGGAGTGATCGTCGATAGATTTTGTGAGGATGATTACAGGTCGGCGGCTCTGGAATTACTTAAAATGCACGCTGAAGGCAAGTTTTTACGGCAACGGTGCAGAGATGCGGGCGTTAAGGAGTTTTCGCTCGCCGGCGGCGTGGAAAAATATCTGGAAATATACAGGAGCTTGAGATGA